Within Flavobacterium pisciphilum, the genomic segment ATTCTTTTACTTCCGCATAAAATAATATTCTCCCATTTGATAAAAGGAAAATGTTCTCCAAGCCAATCTATTTTTTCAGGAAGTGACATAGGAAACTCTGTAGCAGCAGAAACGATAAAGATTTCAAAATTTTCTTGTAACTGACGTAAAGCATCTACAGCATTTGGCATTACAGGTAATGTTCTGAAAAAATTTTCAGAATTTAAAATCCCTCGTAAAATTTCTCTTCCTTGAAAAGCTTCATCTTCACTTAATCCTTGAATGCTTTCTCTTGAAATAGTTGTTCCACATTCTTTATTGTAATATTTAATCAAGCTAGCCTCTATATCAGCAAGCACGCCATCCATATCGACAGCAATAGTTTTCTTTTTCATTGCAATTTATTTTGCTACAAATCTACGCAAATATTGCAATATATTGCAATATTTTATTATTTTTGCAATATAAATTTGCAACACATGAAAAAAGAGGAACGTCAAAATGTAATTTTAGAATACTTATCAAAAGAGCATAGAGTAACTTTATTCGAGCTTAGTGAGTATTTAAATGTTTCTGAAGACACTGTAAGAAGAGATGTAAAGGAGCTTTCTGATCAAGGGCTATTAAAGGCTGTTCGTGGAGGTGCAGTAGCCCCATCTCCTATTCCATTACATTTTAGAAATAGAGAAAAACATGACCTTGAAAGCAAAAGAATTATTGCCGAAAAA encodes:
- a CDS encoding 5' nucleotidase, NT5C type — translated: MKKKTIAVDMDGVLADIEASLIKYYNKECGTTISRESIQGLSEDEAFQGREILRGILNSENFFRTLPVMPNAVDALRQLQENFEIFIVSAATEFPMSLPEKIDWLGEHFPFIKWENIILCGSKRIINTDYMIDDHSKNLDYCMGKPIMFTAFHNINQTHHLRVNNWKEVLETLEKTL